The DNA region CTTTAACGAGGGGAACAGGGGATGAAACGGGGAAGGGCTATGTCGGTATCCTAATGGATGAAATAAAGAAAAAATCAAAGCAAGAGGTACAGCTAACAAACCTTGGGATTGTCGGCCAACGTTCTAATCAACTTAAAAAACAAGTTCAGCAAACGGAGGTACAAAGACAAATTCAGACAGCTGACCTTATCCTTGTTACAATTGGCGGCAATGATTTGTTCAGAGGTGGGCAGGGCTTAGAGGATTTTAATACTGAAGAAATAGTGGAAATTGAAAAAAAATACCTAGAAAATATAACGAGTATCCTACAGCAAATACGGGGCGCTAATAATAATGCAACAGTTTTTTTAATCGGACTATATAATCCCTTTAGTGATTTAGAACAGGGGGCAGAAATGTCAAAAGTGGTCCGTCATTGGAATTATCAAAGTGCAGAAGTGAGTGCAGCATTTCCGAAAATTGTGTTTGTGCCAACCTTTGACCTTTTTGAACTGCAGGTTAATGACTATCTTTACTCGGATAAATTTCATCCCAATACGGAGGGGTATCGTTTAATTGCTGAACGAGTAGCCTCATTGCTTACATGGTAAGGAGCCAAAGCGCATGGAAAAAACTACTTTATCTGTACATAATTTAAGAAAGGTAATTGGAAGAAAAGAAATCATTAAGGGGATAAGCTTTGAACTAAAAGAAGGAGAAGTGTTTGGTTTTTTAGGGCCAAACGGGGCGGGAAAAACGACAACTATCCGCATGCTGGTCGGCTTGATAAAGCCCACATCGGGGACCATCCATATTGGAGGATCGAATATCGTTTCGGATTTTGAGGGAGCGATGAAGAATCTTGGCTGTATTGTTGAAAACCCAGAATTGTATCCGTACTTGTCAGGCTACGATAATTTGCTTCATTTTTCGAGAATGTTGGAAGGTGTCGACGAGGGACGAATGAACGAAGTTACCAAACTAGTAGGGCTTACGGAGAGAATTCATGATAAGGTAAAAACTTATTCTCTTGGAATGAGACAGCGCCTTGGTATTGCCCAAGCGCTTTTAGGTAGACCAAAGGTACTGATCCTAGATGAGCCAACAAATGGATTGGACCCAGCTGGAATTCGCGAAATGCGGGAATTTATTCGTTTTCTCGCCTTAGATGAAGGTTTAAGTGTTCTTGTATCAAGCCACTTGCTTAGTGAAATACAATTGTTATGTGACCGAGTAGCGATTATTTCAAGAGGCGAAATTATACGAACGGATTCCGTTGATCATTTATTGTCTAACCGCGAAAGAGTCGTTTGGCGCTTTCATCCGTTTGAAGTTGGTAAGAAATTATTAAGTTC from Neobacillus sp. FSL H8-0543 includes:
- a CDS encoding ABC transporter ATP-binding protein: MEKTTLSVHNLRKVIGRKEIIKGISFELKEGEVFGFLGPNGAGKTTTIRMLVGLIKPTSGTIHIGGSNIVSDFEGAMKNLGCIVENPELYPYLSGYDNLLHFSRMLEGVDEGRMNEVTKLVGLTERIHDKVKTYSLGMRQRLGIAQALLGRPKVLILDEPTNGLDPAGIREMREFIRFLALDEGLSVLVSSHLLSEIQLLCDRVAIISRGEIIRTDSVDHLLSNRERVVWRFHPFEVGKKLLSSVTAIEEKDDGAILTEFDEVKTPEWNKLLVNSGVSVTEMHRKLPVLEELFLELTGGDSIE
- a CDS encoding SGNH/GDSL hydrolase family protein, whose protein sequence is MNKNVIRSVTIIATLFSLLWLAGLGWAVGEYYAGKPDKIPQKSTISNVEKNKGLSIVTLGDSLTRGTGDETGKGYVGILMDEIKKKSKQEVQLTNLGIVGQRSNQLKKQVQQTEVQRQIQTADLILVTIGGNDLFRGGQGLEDFNTEEIVEIEKKYLENITSILQQIRGANNNATVFLIGLYNPFSDLEQGAEMSKVVRHWNYQSAEVSAAFPKIVFVPTFDLFELQVNDYLYSDKFHPNTEGYRLIAERVASLLTW